The following proteins are encoded in a genomic region of Reichenbachiella sp.:
- a CDS encoding sigma-54 dependent transcriptional regulator, translating to MKESEIQTIKQRFGIIGNSQLLNQAINVAAQVAPTDMSVLITGESGSGKESFSKIIHSLSKRKHGQFIAINCGAIPEGTIDSELFGHEKGSFTGAHEARKGYFEVTDGGTIFLDEIGEMPMSTQARLLRVLENGEFIKVGSSKTQKTNVRVLAATNVNLITAVENNKFREDLYYRLNTVPIYVPALRERGSDVELLFRKFAYDFGEQYHVDPIKLTDSAKEALMRFRFPGNIRQLKNLAEQISVLEMNRTLDEDTLKKYLPQNTSNLPALLDRKAQGNSSSDGFTERDILYKILFDMKQDMNELKKLVLQNAGDSSDRAEIMKEHGKLFSNMELKDEQFADFSEDPINSPVILNQDDYQDFDTDKVEDIAHETEQDDSLSIEKKEKELIIRALRKNRNKRKYAAQDLGISERTLYRKIKHYELED from the coding sequence GTGAAAGAATCAGAAATTCAAACCATCAAACAACGATTTGGTATTATTGGCAATTCGCAATTGCTCAATCAAGCCATCAATGTAGCGGCTCAAGTGGCACCTACAGACATGAGTGTGTTGATCACCGGAGAAAGTGGAAGTGGTAAAGAATCTTTTTCAAAAATCATTCATTCACTGAGCAAAAGAAAGCACGGTCAATTCATCGCGATCAACTGTGGAGCCATTCCTGAAGGTACCATAGACTCAGAATTGTTTGGCCATGAAAAGGGGTCATTTACAGGTGCGCATGAAGCACGTAAAGGTTATTTTGAAGTAACGGATGGAGGTACCATTTTCTTAGATGAAATTGGAGAGATGCCCATGAGTACCCAGGCCCGTCTACTTCGAGTACTAGAAAATGGAGAATTTATCAAAGTAGGTTCTTCCAAAACACAAAAGACCAACGTTCGTGTATTGGCTGCCACAAACGTCAATCTGATCACCGCTGTAGAAAACAACAAGTTCAGGGAGGATCTGTACTACAGATTAAATACGGTTCCCATCTATGTGCCTGCACTTCGCGAAAGAGGATCGGATGTGGAATTACTTTTTAGAAAATTCGCTTATGATTTTGGCGAGCAGTATCACGTAGACCCAATCAAGTTAACGGATAGTGCAAAGGAAGCCTTGATGAGATTTCGCTTCCCAGGCAACATTCGTCAACTAAAAAATCTAGCAGAGCAGATTTCAGTGTTGGAAATGAATAGAACGCTGGATGAAGACACGCTAAAAAAGTACCTACCACAAAACACCAGCAACCTACCAGCACTACTCGATCGAAAGGCTCAAGGTAATAGCTCAAGTGATGGCTTTACTGAAAGGGACATCCTATACAAAATTCTTTTCGACATGAAACAGGATATGAACGAGCTCAAAAAACTTGTTCTTCAAAATGCAGGCGATAGCTCAGATCGTGCTGAAATCATGAAAGAACATGGCAAGTTGTTTAGCAATATGGAATTGAAAGACGAACAGTTTGCTGATTTTAGTGAAGACCCAATCAATTCACCAGTGATTTTAAATCAAGATGATTATCAGGATTTTGACACTGACAAGGTGGAAGATATCGCTCATGAAACTGAACAGGACGATTCTCTTTCGATTGAGAAAAAAGAAAAAGAGCTGATAATTAGAGCATTAAGAAAAAACAGAAACAAAAGAAAGTACGCAGCGCAAGATTTAGGTATTTCTGAACGAACATTGTATAGAAAAATAAAGCATTATGAATTGGAAGACTAG
- a CDS encoding LptE family protein, which yields MNWKTSLLIFSSFVLMNTSCGVYSFTGASISPNVKTISIQTFYNNSPLGPSNMSPLFTEKIKDYYLRNTSLTLVDGEGDLQLEGSIDNYTLTPVAVSASEDPSQVDLTSLTRITIYVSATYTNLEDDQFDFDQTFSFFKDFDQNREDLSANEEEYVNEIFDQIILDIFNSSVANW from the coding sequence ATGAATTGGAAGACTAGTCTTTTAATATTTTCCTCGTTCGTTTTAATGAATACCTCCTGTGGTGTTTATTCATTTACTGGAGCTTCTATTTCTCCAAATGTAAAAACTATTTCGATTCAAACTTTCTACAATAATTCTCCTTTGGGACCTTCCAATATGAGTCCCCTATTCACGGAAAAAATCAAAGACTATTATTTAAGAAACACCAGCCTTACTTTGGTTGATGGAGAAGGTGATTTGCAATTGGAAGGTAGCATAGACAACTATACACTTACGCCAGTGGCGGTATCTGCCTCCGAGGACCCAAGTCAGGTTGACCTGACAAGTTTGACCAGAATCACTATCTACGTATCAGCCACCTATACCAACCTGGAAGACGATCAGTTTGATTTTGATCAGACCTTTTCGTTCTTTAAAGACTTTGATCAAAACAGAGAAGACCTTTCGGCAAATGAGGAGGAATATGTGAATGAGATCTTCGATCAAATCATTCTTGATATTTTCAACTCTTCTGTTGCCAATTGGTAA
- the miaB gene encoding tRNA (N6-isopentenyl adenosine(37)-C2)-methylthiotransferase MiaB: protein MKEIIGDIDIIDNTQESCEVVNITKDENNVGQKKLYIESYGCQMNFSDSEIVSSILKKEGYVTTSSIEDADVTFLNTCSIREKAETTVRNRLSEINQYKKKNPELVIGVLGCMAERLKSKLLEEEKIVDLVVGPDAYRELPNMLDEVSTGQKAVNTFLSREETYDDITPVRLNSNGVTAFISIMRGCDNMCSFCVVPFTRGRERSRDPFSVVKEAQDLFDKGYREVTLLGQNVDSYKWSAEQNNKARLEKIDSAEIVNFANLMEMVAKVSPELRVRFATSHPKDITDDVLYTMKKYDNLCKYIHFPAQSGNSRILERMNRTYDRDWYISKIDRIKEILGEDCAISSDMISGFCGETEEEHKDTLSLMEYVKYDYSYMFFYSERPGTLAEKKYEDDIPMDIKKRRLTEVINLQRELSIERNKRTIGRTYKVLIEGFSKRSDKQLQGRTTCNRVAVFDAGNHKKGEYVNVKVNDVTTGTLLASVVEN from the coding sequence GTGAAAGAGATTATTGGCGACATTGATATTATTGACAACACACAAGAAAGCTGTGAGGTTGTAAATATTACAAAAGATGAAAATAACGTAGGTCAGAAGAAACTTTACATAGAAAGTTATGGCTGTCAAATGAACTTCTCGGATAGTGAAATTGTATCTTCTATCTTAAAGAAGGAAGGTTATGTGACCACATCTTCTATTGAAGATGCCGATGTTACATTTCTGAATACTTGCTCAATCCGAGAGAAAGCCGAAACAACTGTAAGGAATCGCTTAAGCGAAATCAACCAATACAAAAAGAAAAATCCTGAATTGGTGATAGGCGTACTTGGCTGTATGGCTGAAAGGCTAAAGTCCAAACTTCTCGAAGAAGAGAAAATTGTCGATTTGGTTGTAGGCCCAGACGCCTACAGAGAATTACCTAACATGCTCGACGAAGTAAGTACAGGACAAAAAGCAGTCAACACTTTCCTTTCAAGAGAAGAAACTTACGATGACATCACCCCTGTCCGTTTGAATTCAAATGGAGTTACAGCCTTTATCTCAATTATGAGAGGATGTGACAATATGTGTTCTTTTTGCGTAGTACCTTTTACACGTGGTCGTGAAAGAAGTAGAGACCCATTCTCAGTAGTGAAAGAAGCACAAGATCTATTTGACAAAGGATATAGAGAAGTTACACTACTAGGACAAAATGTAGATTCTTACAAATGGTCTGCAGAGCAAAACAACAAGGCTCGTCTTGAAAAAATTGATAGCGCTGAGATTGTGAACTTTGCCAATCTTATGGAAATGGTGGCTAAAGTAAGCCCTGAGTTAAGAGTTCGATTCGCTACCTCTCACCCTAAGGACATCACCGATGACGTGCTTTATACGATGAAGAAGTACGACAACCTTTGCAAATACATCCACTTCCCAGCCCAAAGTGGAAACTCTAGAATTCTGGAAAGAATGAACCGTACCTATGATAGGGATTGGTATATCAGTAAAATCGATCGCATCAAAGAAATTCTTGGTGAAGATTGTGCGATTTCTAGCGACATGATCTCAGGATTTTGTGGGGAAACTGAAGAGGAGCACAAAGACACCTTGTCTTTAATGGAATATGTGAAATACGATTACTCTTATATGTTCTTCTACTCAGAACGTCCGGGTACCCTTGCAGAGAAAAAATACGAGGATGATATCCCAATGGACATCAAAAAAAGAAGATTAACTGAAGTAATCAATCTTCAAAGAGAGCTTTCTATTGAAAGAAACAAAAGAACAATAGGAAGAACATACAAAGTATTAATCGAAGGATTTTCTAAAAGATCTGACAAGCAACTACAAGGCAGAACTACCTGTAATCGTGTGGCAGTATTCGATGCCGGCAATCACAAAAAAGGAGAATATGTAAATGTAAAAGTGAATGATGTGACCACCGGTACATTATTAGCTTCTGTAGTTGAAAACTAA